Sequence from the Mycoplasma cottewii genome:
GTTTGATATTCTTTAAATCTTGGATCATCATTAAATACACCAAATAATTTAGTATCAATTTCTCCAGCATCAATCATTTTAATTGATCCTAAAATTCTAACACTTACTTCAACACCTGGTAATGTTGGATAAGTACATAAACTAATAACATCTAATGGATCTCCATCTCAATCTAAAGTGTTTTCAATCATTCCATATTCACCTGGATAGAAGTTTGCTCCATATAATACTCTGTCTAATTTAATTCTTCCAGTTTTTTCATCAACTTCATATTTATTTGATGAACCTTTAGGAATTTCAACAACCATATCAATAACGTTATTTTTTGACATATAATATTCTCCTTGTTTAGTTCTATTTATAATTTTATATTAATTTATATCTTAAACATTATCTATTTTTATTTATTTCTGGAATATTAAACAAAATGATACCTTACCAATTATATGTTTTGGATCCAAAACATATAATTGGTAAAGGAGGTTAGAATGTTTACTATTTTAGACAATAAGTCATATGCACAAATTAAACATTATCTATTTTTATTTATTTGAAATATTTATAATTTTTATAAAAAACGTGTATAATTATTTTATAATTTTTATAAATAGAATATAGATATAAAGAAAGGGATATTATGGCTCAGAAAAAATCAGAAAATCAACAAATAGATGAGTTAGTTAATAAAGCTGAAGCTGTATTAGATGATCATTTCTATCACGAACAACACGAAAATCAAGATAAAGATCACTATCATGGAATTCATCACTTTGATGAGTATGGAAATCATGATGATGTAACTTCAGCTGATTTTGAACTAAAAAATGTATTTAGACTTACTAGAAAGAATTTAATTTTTAAAATAGTATTAACAGGAGTATTTTTAGCTTTAACTGCAGCAGTTAGTGGATTAGATATTTTAGCTGAATCTATTCATATACCAGTTAATGGAGATCAAGTTTGAATTGAAACAAGATTTTTAGATATTACAGTTGTAATGATTTCAATTGCAGTTTTAGGACCGTTGTTTTCTTCAGTAATAGGTTTTATTGCTCCAATTATGCATAATGCAATTCACGGAGGAGAACACGGTTGAATTCAACCACCAATTCAATCAGTTGAATATGTAATTATAGTTTGATTAGTATTTATAATTTTTAATTTAATTTTCCGAAATTCACCAATTCACCGTGATGAAAATATTAAATTAGCAAACTTTAAACGTTGAACTCCTATTCCAATTATGATTGTTATTTTTGCAACAATAGTTACTTTAGGATTTGTTTTAGCATTATACATTCAAGCTAAAGTTTCAGCAATCAATCCACACTCAGGATGACTTCCTGCTCATGATCATGCTCACGATCATAAACACAGTCAAATTTTAAGCTCAACAACTCAATTTATCTTAGGTCATGCTGGTCATGATCATGATGATGAAAACAAATTAGATTACGATAAATTAAACTTATATACTTCACTAGCTGTATTTGGATGAAACTGTTTAAGATATACAATTTCAATGTCATTATTTGCAGCTATTGAATGAAGAATGAGACCAATTAATCATAGATATAGATAGAAAAAATGCCAGTGGCATTTTTTATTTTATATATAATTTAATCAATAAAAAAGTAAGTATTAACTAATAAATTTACTTGAATTTATCTATAAAGTCAATATCAAATTTTAAAAAGTGAGAAATTATATCACTATTTAATTGTAAAAGTACAAATGCATAGTTTTTTTTTTTTGGTGAAGTTAGTTATTTTTTCACTTTTCTATTATGTTATTATTGTTCTTGAACGTTTTAGTATGTTTATAGAAATAAAGGAGGAAAAAATGACAAATTTACTAATGATTTTAAAGTCAGTGCTTGCAGTTTCAGCTGCAAATCAAGGTGCTGCTGCTTTAAATAACGATCAATCAAACTTAGCGTTGCCTACAAGTCTAAAACAGACAAATTATAGTAATTTATTACAGGCATCAAGTGTTAGTGCTCATTCAAGTCACATAATTTTTGGTAATCAAATACTTAAATTAGGTTGAGAAAAAAGTGCTAATGGTGGATACAGATTAAAACAAATTCCATCACACATTAAAAAAGTTCCATCAACTTTACCAAGTCACATTACTGATTTATCTTTTGCTTTTAAAGGTAATATCAATACTGATATTGAAGGAATTAGAGATTGAGACACTTCACAAGTTACTAATATGAGTGGGGTATTTTATAATGCACAAAAATTTAATTCAGCATTAAACTGAGATACTTCAAAAGTAACTGATATGAGTTACATGTTTTACAATGCAGAAAACTTCAACTCACATTTAGGAGACAAATTCTCTGCAATAAATGTAACTAATATGCAATCTATGTTTGAAGGAGCAAGAGAATTTAACCAAAAACTTGGATTCAAATTGCTTTCAAACAACCGTGTTAATGCACAAGATATGTTTAAATTTGCTAAGAACTTTAACCAAGATATTTCATTCTTAGAAGTTGAACAAAAAAATGTAAGAGAAACTGTATTTAAAAATGCTGATAGTATAAAAAACTCAAACTTACCACTATCAGTTGACAGTATTGTTTCAAATCAAATAAAAAAAGAATTAATTAGTTTCTGAAACAACAACTTTAAAAACAAACAAACACAAAACAACACTTATGAAACTGTTTTACAATTACTTAAATTAAAAATTCAAGAATACAGCAAACTTAATGGTATAAAAATTGAGTTAATTAATCAAAAAGACAATGTTAAAACAGTTGAACTAAAAAACAATCCAGGAATAGATGTTAAAGTAAACGATAGATTCTTAGTTAGATTAGATCTAGGAACAGGTATAAAAGAAAACATTAGTGAAGTTAAAAATAACATAGGTGAAATAGGTCTAGGAAAAGGTGATGAAATTGGTACAAAACAAGTAGAAATTGAATCACTAAACAAACATATTATCAATAAATTTATTTCAACTAATGAAAACTTAGTATCACACGAAGTTGCTGATTATAAAGTTGAACATTCTGATTTAGCTTCAGCAATTATTAGAAATGTAAAAACAAACGATATACATGTTGTAAATTATAAACTTGAAAGATTCTTCTTTACTCGTTTTATTCATTTCTATGATTTTTATGGATTCCCAGAATTAGCAGTAGATGAATCAATAACAACAAACAGAACTTTCCAAAATGTTGCTGATTTAATGAATCTTAAAATTCAACAATATACTCCAAAAATTTATCACAACATTAAAGTTGATGTGGTAAGAGCTAATGGTGTAAAACATGAATCATACTTAAGAACTGGAAGATCATTCTATAACTTAAAAATTGATCATAGCAATGCTCCAGAATTCATATTTAGAGTAATTCCTGTATTCACTAGAATAGATGAAAACAAAGCTAACCCTTCAGTATTAGAAACTATTTATATTGATAAAAATGGTAATGAACAAAGAGTTGCCGGAGATATGAATGGTTCAGAATATGATGATGTTAAAGTTATTAAAAGAATAGGATTCTACTGAGATTATGAAAAAGAACAATGTGTGGCTTATAGAATGCCTAAAAATGTTGAAGTAGTTCCTGATTACTTACCTATTGAAATTACTAGCTTAGAAAATATGTTCATGGGATGTGTAAACTTCAACCAAGATCTATCTAGTTGAAATACACAAAATGTTAAATTAATGACAAGAATGTTCCAATGAGCTAGAAAATTCAACAACGGTGGACATGCATTAAACTGAAACACTTCAAAAGTAACAAACATGGGAGCAATGTTCCAAGGTGCTGAAAGCTTTAATGCTGATATTACTAGTTGAAATGTTGGAAAAGTAACAAACTTAGGAGAAATGTTTAGAGATGCTAAATCATTTAACCAAGCTATTGGTGCATGAAACCCTCGAAACACTGTAGTAAACTATAACAACATGTTAAATGGTGCTATCTCATTCAACCAAAATTTAACAGATTATATTAAATGACCTGTTTATGCTGAATGAGTACACGCTAGTGAAGGATTTGACACAAACACACCATCTTGAGAAATCGTAAATAGACCACCAGTAAAACCAAGTAGTGCTAAGCAAATAGATACAAACGGTGTTGCTTTCACAAATGCAGACGACGAACCAAAAGTAATATATGGTATTAAAAGTAAACATGAATGAGAAGCAAAACGAGAAATAAAAGAAAAATTACGTTCAGTTTATAACCTTAACCCTGAATCATTAGAAATCGAAGTATTTAAAGAAAATGGAAAAGTTTCTAGAGTTAATATTCTTCCTAAATCTAATGGATGATATAGTCAAAAAGGAAGATGAGGAGACTTTACAATTGAATCAAAAGATAACATAAGAAACGTTATTAAAGAAAACACTCACATCGGATATATAAATACCACAGAGAGAGTACCTTTCTTAAGAGCGGTTGCAGAGCGTTTTAATATCGATACAGCAGGAATGCATGTTGCATATAATAATGACGATCTTAATAGTGGACGTGTTAAATTAGAAGTTCTATTTGGAAATGAAAACTTTGCAAATGGTCGTGAACAGTGATATCACACAACTATTAATTTTACATTAACAAAACACATCACTACTTTAGGGAAATTTGATACTAGTGAAATTGTTATTGATAGAAATGATCAATCACTATTTGAACAAGAATTTATCAATAGAAACCAAGAACTTTTAAATAGAAATCATTTAAACAAAAACTTATTATCATTTAAACAATTAAACAATTGATATGAAATAAGTATTAACAACGGTGAATATATTGGTTCTATAAAAGTTCCATATAGAGTAAAAGTAAATCTTAACGAATTACAAAGTTTAGTAACTCATGTTGGAAACTTTAATGTTAAAGATATAGACGCTATTATTAGTGAGTTCTTAAAACGTAATAAAGATAAATTACCTGAATTACAAAGAAATCATTTAAGATTAGTAGATAGCGGTGAAGATTTCTTAACTCTATCAGTAAATACAGAAATTCAAGACAAATACTTAGGTGAAAAAATTGTTGTTCATTTCGGTTCAAGAGCTAATATTAATAATATAGGTCTTAACCTAAACCAAGTTATTGTAAATAATAGAAGTGAACAAGAAATATTTGACATTTTCTGAGAAAGAAACCAAGAAATTTTTGCAAACAATAACATTCAAAAAGATGAATTAAAAATTGAATTAAAAGACAATCATTTTGTAATCACTACTAATAACGATAACTTCTATGGAGAAGTTAGAGCTAACTTTAGTGTTAGAACTCAAATTGATGCGACTTGGTGTTAATACACACGCAGGATCATTTGACGAATTAGATAAAGATAAAATTATTGAAGCATTTGTTAACATTAACTCTTCTAAATTACCTGGAATAAACAAAGATAATTTAGTAATTGTTGGAGATGTAGTAGGTAACTCATTACGTATTAGAGTTGAAAGAAGTGATAAGTTCCAAGGTGAAATTACAATTAACTTTATAATTAGAACTCAAATTAACAGAATTGGTGCTAATACAGAAACTGGAGCATTCAATTCAGCTAATACAAACGAAATTATTGATGCATTCATCAGAAACAACCAAGATAAATTACCTGGATTAACAAGAGATAATTTTGAAGTTGTTGGAAATATATCAAATAATTCAATAGTTGTTAAAGTTATAAATAGCTCAAACTTCCAAGGAACAATTTCACTTAACTTCTCAGTTAGAACTCAAATTAACACAATTCAAGCTAATAGATTCGCTGGATCATTTAACACTGTTGATGTAGATGCGATTATTAATGCATTTATTGACAAAAACAAAGATAAATTACCTGGATTAACAAGAGATAATTTTGAAGTTATTGGAGATCCAACAAACAATTCAATCATTGTTGAAGTTAAAGATAATGATAAATTCCAAGGACAAATTACAATTAACTTTAATGTTAAAGAGTTTATTTCTAATGATGGTGTAAATGTAAATGCTGGAGCATTTAATAGAAAAGACGTTGAAGACATCATTAGTAGATTTATTTCAAACAACAAAGATAAATTACCTGGATTAACAAGAAGTGATCTAAGAATTGTTGGTCAATCAGATAATTCAATCACAATCGAAGTTAGAAAAGAGAATTTAATTTATCAAGGACAAGTAACAATTAATTACTCAATTAGAACAGATATTAACTCAATTGGTGTTAATACAAACATGGGAGCATTTAACTC
This genomic interval carries:
- a CDS encoding BspA family leucine-rich repeat surface protein translates to MTNLLMILKSVLAVSAANQGAAALNNDQSNLALPTSLKQTNYSNLLQASSVSAHSSHIIFGNQILKLGWEKSANGGYRLKQIPSHIKKVPSTLPSHITDLSFAFKGNINTDIEGIRDWDTSQVTNMSGVFYNAQKFNSALNWDTSKVTDMSYMFYNAENFNSHLGDKFSAINVTNMQSMFEGAREFNQKLGFKLLSNNRVNAQDMFKFAKNFNQDISFLEVEQKNVRETVFKNADSIKNSNLPLSVDSIVSNQIKKELISFWNNNFKNKQTQNNTYETVLQLLKLKIQEYSKLNGIKIELINQKDNVKTVELKNNPGIDVKVNDRFLVRLDLGTGIKENISEVKNNIGEIGLGKGDEIGTKQVEIESLNKHIINKFISTNENLVSHEVADYKVEHSDLASAIIRNVKTNDIHVVNYKLERFFFTRFIHFYDFYGFPELAVDESITTNRTFQNVADLMNLKIQQYTPKIYHNIKVDVVRANGVKHESYLRTGRSFYNLKIDHSNAPEFIFRVIPVFTRIDENKANPSVLETIYIDKNGNEQRVAGDMNGSEYDDVKVIKRIGFYWDYEKEQCVAYRMPKNVEVVPDYLPIEITSLENMFMGCVNFNQDLSSWNTQNVKLMTRMFQWARKFNNGGHALNWNTSKVTNMGAMFQGAESFNADITSWNVGKVTNLGEMFRDAKSFNQAIGAWNPRNTVVNYNNMLNGAISFNQNLTDYIKWPVYAEWVHASEGFDTNTPSWEIVNRPPVKPSSAKQIDTNGVAFTNADDEPKVIYGIKSKHEWEAKREIKEKLRSVYNLNPESLEIEVFKENGKVSRVNILPKSNGWYSQKGRWGDFTIESKDNIRNVIKENTHIGYINTTERVPFLRAVAERFNIDTAGMHVAYNNDDLNSGRVKLEVLFGNENFANGREQWYHTTINFTLTKHITTLGKFDTSEIVIDRNDQSLFEQEFINRNQELLNRNHLNKNLLSFKQLNNWYEISINNGEYIGSIKVPYRVKVNLNELQSLVTHVGNFNVKDIDAIISEFLKRNKDKLPELQRNHLRLVDSGEDFLTLSVNTEIQDKYLGEKIVVHFGSRANINNIGLNLNQVIVNNRSEQEIFDIFWERNQEIFANNNIQKDELKIELKDNHFVITTNNDNFYGEVRANFSVRTQIDATWC
- a CDS encoding ECF transporter S component, encoding MAQKKSENQQIDELVNKAEAVLDDHFYHEQHENQDKDHYHGIHHFDEYGNHDDVTSADFELKNVFRLTRKNLIFKIVLTGVFLALTAAVSGLDILAESIHIPVNGDQVWIETRFLDITVVMISIAVLGPLFSSVIGFIAPIMHNAIHGGEHGWIQPPIQSVEYVIIVWLVFIIFNLIFRNSPIHRDENIKLANFKRWTPIPIMIVIFATIVTLGFVLALYIQAKVSAINPHSGWLPAHDHAHDHKHSQILSSTTQFILGHAGHDHDDENKLDYDKLNLYTSLAVFGWNCLRYTISMSLFAAIEWRMRPINHRYR
- a CDS encoding inorganic diphosphatase, with amino-acid sequence MSKNNVIDMVVEIPKGSSNKYEVDEKTGRIKLDRVLYGANFYPGEYGMIENTLDWDGDPLDVISLCTYPTLPGVEVSVRILGSIKMIDAGEIDTKLFGVFNDDPRFKEYQTLNDVPKHYRDEIENFFLQYKALQNKTVKINGWGSLEEALEEVKECQERYEEYKDRLAKGQKDEILAEWKEKGLGQA